The sequence below is a genomic window from Synechococcus sp. PCC 7335.
CCAGGAATTGTGCTGTGGCTACTCATACTCGCCTGCCTGAGCGTGTTTGTCTTCAATAGTTTGCAGTCGATGCGCTAGCTCGCGTTTATGCCGTTCAATCATTGCTCTGCACACGGTCAAATTTAGCAAGTCGCCAATTAGCATAACCAAGGATGTTAGCCACAGCCACAGCAATAGTACGATTACCGTCGCCACCGCGCTATAGACAAAATTACCAAAGTGAGCCACGTACAGCCGGAACAGGCTGGAAATCACCGCCCAAGAGAGCGCAGCTAGAACCGCGCCAGGCATGATTGGCTTTCCTGGCGTCCAGCGGCTAGGCCCAAATCGATAGATAAAAGCAAACGCAGACGACATGATGCTTAGCGCTAGGGGCCAGCGAGAGTATCCCCAGGCCTTTGCCATCCATGAGCCGATGTCTCCTCGGCTGTAGTAGATGAGTTGACCCACTGCCCATTCACTGATGAAGACAAAGCAGGAAGCAGAAATCAGTAGCGCGATCGTGCCTAACGTGAGCGTAATCGAAACCAGTCGTGCCTTCCAAAAAGGCCGCCGCCGCCGTATAGGGATTTGCTGCATTTGATCTAGCGCCCGCATTGCTGCGCTCATGGCCCCAGACGAAGCCCACAGCGCAAAAGCAAAACTCACTGAGAATAAGCCTCGACTAGGCTGATCAGTGACTACCGCTTCAAAGCCATAGATCAGCTCTGGCACGCCAGCAGGGGCGACTTCGCTGAGCTGTTGAGCCAGCTTCAAA
It includes:
- a CDS encoding YihY/virulence factor BrkB family protein, with protein sequence MASRHRAVSKKLYATYRNQRPLQRIRHVLSPIEFVRFLSYLNLLTVRRVVRNTFRQRLPSLASEMAYNSMLGLFPAILALFTAIGIFSPLQSTFLKLAQQLSEVAPAGVPELIYGFEAVVTDQPSRGLFSVSFAFALWASSGAMSAAMRALDQMQQIPIRRRRPFWKARLVSITLTLGTIALLISASCFVFISEWAVGQLIYYSRGDIGSWMAKAWGYSRWPLALSIMSSAFAFIYRFGPSRWTPGKPIMPGAVLAALSWAVISSLFRLYVAHFGNFVYSAVATVIVLLLWLWLTSLVMLIGDLLNLTVCRAMIERHKRELAHRLQTIEDKHAQAGEYE